Proteins co-encoded in one Acidovorax sp. 69 genomic window:
- a CDS encoding sensor domain-containing diguanylate cyclase, which yields MLAVDDIPCAMMITDPVGHIVRMNREFLVLIGGTEAFWLGHSMDELLTPASRIFSQTHLFPTLHHAKSAREVFLHLRGVGGETVPVMVNAVSKRLETGDHIVWAFFVARERSRFEGELIKARAEAQGLAQRLAASNEQVELQNRQLSELSLSDPLTGLKNRRALELTVQEWQRTASRQSSVSLLMVDVDYFKRINDAHGHPEGDRVLVNFARQLQAGARGSDLVARYGGEEFVLWLPDADAEAAARIAERVHKCARRVRSLAGPVTVSVGLACAVHQTGADFLARLLKRSDEAVYRAKALGRNCTVVSD from the coding sequence ATGCTGGCGGTTGATGACATCCCTTGCGCGATGATGATCACGGACCCGGTGGGGCACATCGTGCGGATGAACAGGGAGTTCCTTGTCCTGATCGGGGGCACGGAGGCGTTTTGGCTCGGCCACTCCATGGATGAACTGTTGACACCAGCTTCTCGAATTTTCAGCCAGACCCACCTGTTTCCCACGCTGCATCACGCCAAGAGTGCGCGCGAAGTATTCCTCCACCTGCGCGGTGTTGGCGGCGAGACTGTTCCTGTCATGGTCAATGCGGTCAGCAAGCGCCTGGAGACGGGCGACCACATCGTATGGGCCTTTTTTGTGGCCCGCGAACGCAGCCGTTTCGAAGGCGAGTTGATCAAGGCCCGTGCAGAGGCCCAGGGTCTTGCCCAGCGCTTGGCCGCCAGCAATGAACAGGTTGAATTGCAGAATCGCCAGCTTTCGGAACTGAGTCTCTCTGATCCGCTTACAGGTCTTAAAAACCGCCGTGCGCTGGAATTGACCGTGCAAGAGTGGCAACGGACGGCCTCTCGACAGAGTTCCGTGTCGTTGTTGATGGTGGACGTGGACTACTTCAAACGGATCAACGATGCGCATGGCCATCCCGAGGGCGACCGGGTGCTGGTGAACTTTGCTCGCCAGTTACAGGCAGGCGCCCGTGGTTCGGACCTGGTGGCGCGATACGGCGGGGAAGAATTCGTCCTCTGGTTACCTGATGCGGACGCAGAAGCCGCTGCCCGAATCGCGGAGCGGGTGCACAAATGCGCCAGACGGGTTCGCTCATTGGCGGGGCCAGTAACGGTCAGTGTCGGGCTGGCATGTGCAGTACACCAAACCGGAGCGGATTTCCTCGCCCGGCTGCTAAAACGCTCTGATGAAGCTGTTTACAGGGCAAAGGCGCTCGGGCGCAACTGCACAGTGGTTAGTGACTGA